A portion of the Streptomyces coeruleoprunus genome contains these proteins:
- a CDS encoding cellulose binding domain-containing protein — protein MKRHLLAGLALAAGLLAGVPPAAQAAPAAEAAAEPAAIAADTYTWKNVRIDGGGFVPGIVFNRSEKDLAYARTDIGGAYRWQQSTKTWTPLLDSVGWDRWGHTGVVSLATDSVDPNRVYAAVGTYTNSWDPGNGAVLRSADRGATWQKADLPFKLGGNMPGRGMGERLAIDPHRNSVLYLGAPSGKGLWRSTDSGATWAQVTAFPNPGNYAQDPTDTSGYASDNQGIVWVTFDESTGTPGTATRTIYVGVADKENAVYRSTDAGATWTRLPGQPTGLLAHKGVLDTANGHLYLAYSDTGGPYDGGKGAVWRYATATGTWQNVTPDAEPSYGFSGLTVDRREPGTVMVTGYSSWWPDTRMFRTTDSGATWTRAWEFTSYPNRSNRYTMDVSSSPWLTWGANPSPPEETPKLGWMTEALEIDPFDSNRMMYGTGATIYGTENLTQWDTGGKIAIRPMVQGLEETAVNDLIAPPSGAPLISALGDVGGFRHTDLTKVPPMMFTQPNFTTSTSLDYAEANANTVVRTGNLDSGPRIAFSTDNGANWFAGQEPSGVSGGGTVAAAADGSRFVWSPDGTGVHTTAGFGTSWTAAQGIPAGATVESDRVDPKKFYGFKSGTFYVSTDGGATFTARATGLPATGDVRFKAVPGRGGDIWLAGGAPDGAYGLWHSTDSGATFTRVQGVEQADTIGFGKAAPGAAYPTLYTSAKIGGVRGIFRSTDAGAGWVRINDDAHQWGWTGAAITGDPRVYGRVYVSTNGRGIVYGDTSATTPTDPTDPTPPNTTCEATYKVTNQWQGGFQTDVTVKNTGSTAWNSWEAGWTFPDGQEITQIWNAAATRNGADVTVRNVGWNATVQPLGTLAFGFTGSWSGSNRPPTVIKLGGAPCATTVS, from the coding sequence ATGAAACGACACCTGCTCGCGGGGCTGGCCCTCGCCGCCGGGCTGCTCGCCGGCGTGCCACCGGCCGCACAGGCCGCGCCGGCCGCCGAGGCCGCCGCGGAACCGGCCGCGATCGCCGCCGACACGTACACCTGGAAGAACGTCCGCATCGACGGCGGCGGCTTCGTCCCCGGCATCGTCTTCAACCGCTCCGAGAAGGACCTCGCCTACGCCCGCACCGACATCGGCGGCGCCTACCGCTGGCAGCAGTCCACCAAGACCTGGACGCCGCTGCTCGACTCGGTCGGCTGGGACCGCTGGGGCCACACCGGCGTCGTCAGCCTCGCCACCGACTCCGTCGACCCGAACCGCGTGTACGCCGCCGTCGGCACGTACACCAACAGCTGGGACCCCGGCAACGGCGCCGTCCTGCGCTCCGCCGACCGTGGCGCCACCTGGCAGAAGGCCGACCTGCCGTTCAAGCTCGGCGGCAACATGCCCGGCCGCGGCATGGGCGAGCGCCTGGCCATCGACCCGCACCGCAACAGCGTCCTGTACCTGGGAGCCCCCAGCGGCAAGGGCCTGTGGCGCTCCACCGACTCCGGCGCGACCTGGGCGCAGGTCACCGCGTTCCCCAACCCCGGCAACTACGCCCAGGACCCCACCGACACCAGCGGCTACGCCTCCGACAACCAGGGCATCGTCTGGGTCACCTTCGACGAGTCCACCGGCACGCCGGGCACCGCCACCAGGACGATCTACGTCGGTGTCGCCGACAAGGAGAACGCCGTCTACCGCTCCACCGACGCGGGCGCCACCTGGACCCGCCTGCCGGGCCAGCCCACCGGTCTCCTCGCCCACAAGGGCGTCCTCGACACCGCGAACGGCCACCTCTACCTCGCCTACAGCGACACCGGCGGCCCCTACGACGGCGGCAAGGGCGCGGTGTGGCGGTACGCCACGGCCACCGGCACCTGGCAGAACGTCACCCCCGACGCCGAGCCCTCCTACGGCTTCAGCGGCCTGACCGTCGACCGGCGTGAACCCGGCACGGTCATGGTGACCGGCTACAGCTCCTGGTGGCCGGACACGCGGATGTTCCGCACCACCGACAGCGGCGCCACCTGGACCCGGGCGTGGGAGTTCACCTCGTACCCCAACCGCTCCAACCGCTACACCATGGACGTGTCGTCGTCCCCGTGGCTGACCTGGGGCGCCAACCCCTCACCGCCGGAGGAGACGCCGAAGCTCGGGTGGATGACCGAGGCGCTGGAGATCGACCCGTTCGACTCCAACCGCATGATGTACGGCACCGGCGCCACGATCTACGGCACCGAGAACCTCACCCAGTGGGACACGGGCGGCAAGATCGCCATCAGGCCCATGGTCCAGGGCCTGGAGGAGACCGCGGTCAACGACCTGATCGCACCGCCCTCCGGCGCCCCGCTGATCAGCGCGCTCGGCGACGTCGGCGGCTTCCGCCACACGGACCTCACCAAGGTTCCGCCGATGATGTTCACCCAGCCCAACTTCACGACGTCGACCAGCCTCGACTACGCGGAGGCCAACGCCAACACGGTCGTCCGCACCGGCAACCTGGACAGCGGCCCGCGCATCGCGTTCTCCACCGACAACGGCGCCAACTGGTTCGCCGGCCAGGAGCCCTCGGGCGTCTCCGGCGGCGGCACCGTCGCCGCGGCGGCCGACGGCAGCAGGTTCGTGTGGAGCCCCGACGGCACCGGCGTCCACACGACGGCCGGCTTCGGCACGTCCTGGACGGCCGCGCAGGGCATCCCCGCGGGCGCGACCGTCGAGTCGGACCGCGTGGACCCGAAGAAGTTCTACGGCTTCAAGTCCGGCACCTTCTACGTCAGTACGGACGGCGGCGCGACCTTCACCGCCCGGGCCACGGGCCTGCCCGCGACCGGCGACGTCCGCTTCAAGGCCGTCCCCGGCCGGGGCGGCGACATCTGGCTCGCCGGCGGCGCCCCCGACGGCGCGTACGGCCTGTGGCACTCCACCGACTCGGGCGCCACGTTCACCAGGGTCCAGGGCGTCGAGCAGGCCGACACCATCGGCTTCGGCAAGGCCGCGCCCGGCGCCGCGTACCCGACGCTCTACACCAGCGCGAAGATCGGCGGCGTACGCGGCATCTTCCGCTCCACGGACGCGGGCGCCGGCTGGGTGCGTATCAACGACGACGCCCACCAGTGGGGCTGGACCGGCGCCGCCATCACCGGCGACCCGCGGGTCTACGGCCGCGTGTACGTGTCGACGAACGGCCGCGGCATCGTCTACGGCGACACCTCCGCCACCACCCCGACGGACCCGACCGATCCCACGCCCCCGAACACCACCTGCGAGGCCACGTACAAGGTGACCAACCAGTGGCAGGGCGGCTTCCAGACCGACGTCACCGTCAAGAACACCGGCAGCACCGCCTGGAACAGCTGGGAGGCCGGCTGGACCTTCCCCGACGGCCAGGAGATCACCCAGATCTGGAACGCGGCCGCCACCCGGAACGGCGCCGACGTCACCGTCAGGAACGTCGGCTGGAACGCCACGGTGCAGCCGCTGGGCACCCTCGCGTTCGGCTTCACCGGCTCGTGGTCGGGGAGCAACAGGCCGCCGACCGTCATCAAGCTCGGTGGCGCACCCTGCGCGACCACGGTGTCGTGA
- a CDS encoding glycoside hydrolase family 48 protein, which produces MSPGPRRRLLTALAAALALPLGLTAAVDTPALARAAAVQCSVDYKTNDWGSGYTAELTLTNRGTDPLDGWTLRYDQTGNQQLSNGWNGTWSQSGKTVSVTNATWNRTVAAGAAVTTGAQFTYSGANAAPTSFTVNGTVCAGAHQPPIAVLTSPRAGATYTAGDPVPLAATAAAADGATIGKVEFYSDTTLLGTDTTAPYTFSATGLAAGSHSLYAKAYDSMGAAAESAPVGITVAAGPALVATPAQLGVRQGTTGSFDLKLSTQPPANVTVTVARTSGNTNLTAAPTSLTFTPANWNTAQKVTVTAAATGTGSAVFTATAPGHAKAEVTVAQLAADSTYDARFLALHAKITDPANGYFSPEGIPYHSVETLIVEAPDHGHETTSEAYSYLIWLQAMYGKITGDWSKFNGAWDTMEKYMIPTKADQPTNSTYNASKPATYAPEHDLPSQYPARLDSGVTAGADPIAGELKSAYGTDDIYGMHWLQDVDNVYGFGNEPGKCSAGPTATGPSYINTFQRGPQESVWETVTHPTCDNFTFGGRNGYLDLFTGDASYAKQWKFTNAPDADARAVQAAYWADLWAKQRGQGGQISATVAKAAKMGDYLRYSMYDKYFKKAGDCVGPTACPAGTGKNSSHYLMSWYYAWGGATDTSAGWSWRIGSSHAHSGYQNPLAAYALSAYAPLKPKSATAAQDWATSLDRQIEFYRWLQSSEGAIAGGATNSWQGRYATPPAGTPTFYGLFYDEKPVYHDPPSNQWFGFQAWSMERVAEYYHQTGDARAKAVLDKWVGWALSHTTVNPDGTYRFPSTLQWSGKPDTWNPSAPGANTGLHVTVADYTDDVGVAAAYAKTLTYYGAKSGDADAKRVAKALLDGMWTHHQDPLGIAVPETRADYNRFDDPVYVPSGWTGAMPNGDRVDSSSTFASIRSFYQDDPAWSKIETYLAGGAAPVFTYHRFWAQADIALAMGSYAELLE; this is translated from the coding sequence ATGTCGCCAGGACCACGGAGACGGTTACTGACCGCCCTGGCCGCAGCCCTCGCCCTGCCCCTGGGGCTGACCGCGGCCGTCGACACCCCCGCACTGGCACGCGCAGCCGCCGTGCAGTGCAGCGTCGACTACAAGACCAACGACTGGGGCTCCGGCTACACCGCCGAGCTGACCCTCACCAACCGGGGCACCGACCCCCTCGACGGCTGGACCCTCCGCTACGACCAGACCGGCAACCAGCAGCTGTCCAACGGCTGGAACGGCACCTGGTCCCAGAGCGGAAAGACCGTCAGCGTCACCAACGCCACCTGGAACCGGACCGTCGCCGCCGGCGCGGCGGTCACCACCGGCGCCCAGTTCACCTACAGCGGCGCCAACGCGGCGCCCACGTCCTTCACCGTCAACGGCACCGTCTGCGCGGGCGCCCACCAGCCGCCCATCGCCGTCCTGACCAGCCCGCGGGCCGGCGCCACCTACACCGCGGGCGACCCCGTCCCGCTGGCCGCCACCGCGGCGGCCGCCGACGGGGCCACCATCGGCAAGGTCGAGTTCTACAGCGACACGACCCTGCTCGGTACGGACACCACCGCCCCGTACACGTTCAGCGCGACCGGCCTCGCCGCCGGCTCCCACTCGCTCTACGCCAAGGCGTACGACAGCATGGGCGCCGCAGCCGAGTCCGCGCCCGTCGGCATCACCGTCGCCGCCGGGCCCGCCCTCGTCGCCACGCCCGCCCAGCTGGGCGTACGCCAGGGCACGACCGGCAGCTTCGACCTGAAGCTCTCCACCCAGCCGCCCGCGAACGTCACGGTGACCGTCGCCCGCACCTCGGGCAACACCAACCTCACCGCGGCCCCCACCAGCCTCACCTTCACCCCGGCGAACTGGAACACCGCCCAGAAGGTGACCGTCACCGCCGCCGCGACCGGCACCGGCTCCGCCGTGTTCACCGCGACCGCCCCCGGCCACGCCAAGGCCGAGGTCACCGTCGCCCAGCTGGCCGCCGACTCCACGTACGACGCCCGGTTCCTCGCGCTGCACGCCAAGATCACCGACCCGGCGAACGGCTACTTCTCGCCCGAGGGCATCCCGTACCACTCGGTCGAGACGCTGATCGTCGAAGCCCCGGACCACGGGCACGAGACGACGTCGGAGGCGTACAGCTACCTGATCTGGCTCCAGGCCATGTACGGCAAGATCACTGGCGACTGGAGCAAGTTCAACGGCGCGTGGGACACCATGGAGAAGTACATGATCCCCACCAAGGCGGATCAGCCCACCAACTCCACGTACAACGCGTCCAAGCCGGCCACCTACGCCCCCGAGCACGACCTGCCGTCCCAGTACCCGGCGCGCCTCGACTCCGGCGTCACCGCGGGTGCCGACCCGATCGCCGGCGAGCTGAAGAGCGCGTACGGCACGGACGACATCTACGGCATGCACTGGCTCCAGGACGTCGACAACGTCTACGGCTTCGGCAACGAGCCCGGCAAGTGCTCCGCCGGTCCGACGGCCACCGGACCGTCGTACATCAACACCTTCCAGCGCGGCCCGCAGGAGTCCGTCTGGGAGACCGTCACCCACCCGACCTGCGACAACTTCACCTTCGGCGGACGCAACGGCTACCTGGACCTGTTCACCGGGGACGCCTCCTACGCCAAGCAGTGGAAGTTCACCAACGCCCCCGACGCCGACGCCCGCGCCGTCCAGGCCGCCTACTGGGCCGACCTGTGGGCCAAGCAGCGGGGCCAGGGCGGCCAGATCTCGGCCACCGTCGCCAAGGCCGCCAAGATGGGCGACTACCTGCGCTACTCGATGTACGACAAGTACTTCAAGAAGGCGGGCGACTGCGTCGGCCCGACCGCCTGCCCCGCCGGCACGGGCAAGAACAGCTCGCACTACCTGATGTCCTGGTACTACGCCTGGGGCGGCGCCACGGACACCTCCGCCGGCTGGTCCTGGCGCATCGGCTCCAGCCACGCGCACAGCGGCTACCAGAACCCGCTCGCCGCGTACGCGCTGAGCGCGTACGCCCCGCTCAAGCCCAAGTCCGCGACGGCCGCCCAGGACTGGGCGACCAGCCTGGACCGCCAGATCGAGTTCTACCGCTGGCTCCAGTCCAGCGAGGGCGCCATCGCGGGCGGCGCCACCAACAGCTGGCAGGGCCGCTACGCCACCCCGCCGGCCGGCACGCCCACCTTCTACGGGCTGTTCTACGACGAGAAGCCCGTCTACCACGACCCGCCGTCCAACCAGTGGTTCGGCTTCCAGGCCTGGTCCATGGAGCGCGTCGCCGAGTACTACCACCAGACCGGGGACGCCCGGGCGAAGGCCGTCCTCGACAAGTGGGTCGGCTGGGCGCTGTCCCACACCACCGTCAACCCCGACGGCACCTACCGCTTCCCCTCCACCCTCCAGTGGTCCGGGAAGCCCGACACCTGGAACCCGTCCGCACCCGGCGCCAACACCGGGCTGCACGTCACCGTCGCCGACTACACCGACGACGTCGGCGTGGCCGCCGCGTACGCCAAGACCCTGACGTACTACGGCGCCAAGTCCGGCGACGCCGACGCCAAGCGGGTCGCCAAGGCGCTCCTCGACGGCATGTGGACCCACCACCAGGACCCGCTGGGCATCGCCGTCCCGGAGACCCGCGCCGACTACAACCGGTTCGACGACCCGGTGTACGTGCCGAGCGGCTGGACCGGCGCCATGCCGAACGGGGACCGCGTCGACTCCTCGTCGACCTTCGCCTCGATCCGCTCCTTCTACCAGGACGACCCGGCCTGGTCGAAGATCGAGACGTATCTCGCGGGCGGCGCCGCGCCCGTCTTCACCTACCACCGGTTCTGGGCGCAGGCGGACATCGCCCTCGCCATGGGCTCGTACGCGGAGCTCCTCGAATAG